Proteins encoded in a region of the Chelonoidis abingdonii isolate Lonesome George chromosome 2, CheloAbing_2.0, whole genome shotgun sequence genome:
- the LRRTM4 gene encoding leucine-rich repeat transmembrane neuronal protein 4 isoform X2 — protein MGFHLIKQLRGMSVVLVLLPTVLFLMLAGAQRACPKNCRCDGKIVYCESHAFRDIPQNISGGSQGLSLRYNSIQKLKSNQFAGLNQLVWLYLDHNYISSVDEDAFQGIRRLKELILSSNKITHLHNKTFHPVPNLRNLDLSYNKLQVLQSEQFKGLRKLLILHLRSNSLKTVPIRVFQDCRNLDFLDLGYNRLRSLSRNAFAGLLKLTELHLEHNQFSKINFAHFPRLFNLRSIYLQWNRIRSINQGLTWTWSSLHNLDLSGNDITGIEPGTFKCLPNLQKLNLDSNKLTNISQETVNAWISLISITLSGNMWECTRSICPLVTWLKNFKGNKESTMICAGPKQIQGEKVSDAVETYNICAEIQVVVTERSYQPPKTPQRPLFIPKPTISKLENNQMTSVMPTPSPDLPTPGAEPEYEHVSFHKIIAGSVALFLSVAMILLVIYVSWKRYPASMKQLQQHSLMKRRRKKARESERQMNSPLQEYYVDYKPTNSETMDVSVNGSGPCTYTISGSRECEV, from the exons ATGG GTTTCCATTTAATTAAGCAGCTGAGAGGCATGAGTGTGGTGCTAGTGCTACTGCCTACGGTGCTGTTTCTTATGCTCGCAGGGGCTCAGCGAGCTTGCCCCAAGAACTGCAGATGTGATGGCAAAATTGTGTACTGTGAATCACATGCATTCAGAGATATCCCTCAGAATATTTCTGGAGGGTCTCAAGGCTTATCGCTACGGTACAACAGCATCCAGAAGCTTAAATCAAATCAGTTTGCAGGCCTGAATCAGCTCGTATGGCTTTATCTTGATCATAATTACATCAGCTCCGTAGACGAGGATGCGTTTCAGGGGATCCGTCGGCTGAAGGAATTAATTCTGAGCTCCAACAAAATTACCCATCTGCACAACAAAACATTTCACCCGGTCCCCAATCTCCGCAATCTGGACCTTTCTTACAACAAGTTACAGGTGTTGCAATCTGAGCAATTTAAGGGCCTTCGCAAACTCTTGATCTTGCACTTGCGGTCGAACTCGTTGAAAACTGTGCCAATCAGAGTTTTTCAAGATTGCCGAAATCTTGATTTTCTGGATTTGGGCTACAACCGTCTGCGGAGTTTATCCCGTAATGCTTTCGCTGGCCTCTTGAAGCTAACAGAGCTCCACTTGGAGCATAATCAGTTTTCGAAGATTAACTTTGCCCACTTTCCACGCCTCTTCAACCTCCGCTCTATTTATTTGCAATGGAATAGGATCCGGTCTATTAACCAAGGGCTAACATGGACTTGGAGTTCCTTGCACAACTTGGATTTATCGGGGAATGACATCACTGGGATAGAACCTGGGACCTTCAAATGCCTGCCCAACCTGCAAAAGCTGAACTTGGATTCCAACAAACTCACCAACATCTCTCAGGAGACTGTCAATGCGTGGATCTCGCTAATATCCATCACTCTGTCCGGAAATATGTGGGAATGTACTCGAAGCATTTGCCCTCTTGTTACTTGGCTTAAGAATTTCAAGGGAAATAAAGAAAGCACTATGATATGCGCGGGCCCTAAGCAAATCCAGGGCGAAAAGGTGAGCGATGCTGTGGAAACGTATAATATCTGTGCCGAAATCCAGGTTGTGGTCACTGAAAGATCATACCAGCCACCTAAAACTCCCCAGAGACCTCTCTTTATCCCCAAACCTACCATTTCCAAACTGGAAAACAATCAAATGACCTCTGTGATGCCCACTCCTTCTCCAGACTTACCAACACCTGGAGCAGAACCAGAGTATGAGCATGTTTCCTTTCATAAAATCATTGCGGGGAGTGTCGCCCTCTTTCTTTCAGTGGCTATGATTTTGTTGGTTATCTATGTGTCTTGGAAGCGGTACCCAGCCAGCATGAAACAACTGCAGCAACACTCTCTCATGAAGAGGCGCAGGAAAAAGGCCAGAGAGTCCGAAAGGCAAATGAACTCCCCTTTACAGGAGTATTACGTGGACTACAAGCCGACAAACTCTGAGACCATGGATGTATCAGTTAATGGATCTGGGCCCTGCACATATACCATCTCTGGCTCCAGGGAATGTGAGGTATGA